In Nematostella vectensis chromosome 2, jaNemVect1.1, whole genome shotgun sequence, one genomic interval encodes:
- the LOC5509093 gene encoding 50S ribosomal protein L16 translates to MAAITRRVFPLVGSLLRDKTTLLSTTPLHMISLRSVTVKDLPVHYRYRDVLRYGVYAAQPGLVKASALESARLAIIRKTKNKQIIMIKAHVPMTKKALGSRMGKGKGKMDHYVANVKAGKILFEYSSDSEALALEAFRQASNRLPVKTHFREKPRIEKQVWTF, encoded by the exons GTATTCCCTCTGGTTGGTAGTCTGCTAAGAGACAAAACCACTCTCCTATCAACAACACCA TTGCACATGATAAGTCTGAGGAGTGTGACAGTAAAGGATTTGCCAGTGCACTATAGATACAGGGATGTCCTTAGGTATGGTGTCTATGCTGCACAACCAGGACTGGTAAAAGCCAGTGCATTGGAATCTGCAAGACTGGCTATCATCAGAAAAACTAAGAACAAACAAATTATCATGATTAAGGCTCATGTTCCCATGACTAAGAAGGCACTTGGCAGTCGAATGGGTAAAGGCAAAGGGAAGATGGATCACTATGTGGCAAATGTGAAGGCTGGTAAAATCCTATTTGAGTACAGCAGTGATAGTGAAGCTCTGGCTTTGGAGGCCTTTCGTCAGGCCAGCAATAGACTCCCTGTAAAAACACACTTCAGAGAGAAACCAAGAATTGAAAAACAAGTTTGGACATTTTGA